The following are encoded together in the Bifidobacteriaceae bacterium genome:
- a CDS encoding glycosyltransferase family 4 protein, whose protein sequence is MRIGLVCPYSFDVPGGVQFHIRDLAGELIERGHEVSVLAPAEEDTPLPAYVVAAGRSLPIHYNGSVARLSFGPLAARRTRRWLGDGEFDLLHIHEPIAPSLGMLAMLNAHGPLVATFHSSQTASRALRAAYPLVRASMEKIVGAIAVSEDARRTVMDHLGVDSVIIPNGVHAGYFANAEPDPRWQATPDRPVVAFLGRLDEPRKGLKVALAAVPLVQAAFPGVRFVVAGAGDAAEALGHLGPERAAVELAGSITDSEKAGLFKGCSVYIAPQLGGESFGIVLVEAMAAGAPVVASNLPAFARVLDGGELGHLFTLGDAGALADGIVGALNGSDQTKRQVEAASRAVLRYDWSQVTESILAVYDTVTGR, encoded by the coding sequence ATGCGCATCGGCCTGGTCTGCCCCTACTCGTTCGACGTGCCGGGCGGCGTCCAGTTCCACATCCGGGACCTGGCCGGGGAGTTGATCGAACGCGGCCACGAGGTCTCCGTGTTAGCCCCCGCCGAAGAGGACACGCCGTTGCCCGCCTACGTGGTGGCGGCCGGCCGGTCGCTCCCGATCCACTACAACGGGTCGGTGGCGCGCCTCAGCTTTGGGCCGCTGGCGGCCCGCCGCACGCGGCGTTGGCTGGGCGACGGCGAGTTCGACCTGCTGCACATCCACGAGCCGATCGCCCCGTCGCTCGGAATGCTCGCGATGCTCAACGCCCACGGGCCGCTGGTGGCCACGTTCCATTCGTCGCAGACCGCCTCGCGCGCTTTGCGCGCCGCGTATCCGCTGGTCAGGGCGTCTATGGAAAAGATCGTGGGGGCCATCGCGGTCAGCGAGGACGCCCGCCGGACCGTCATGGACCATTTGGGGGTGGACTCGGTCATCATCCCTAACGGGGTGCACGCCGGCTATTTCGCCAACGCCGAGCCGGATCCGCGTTGGCAGGCCACCCCGGACCGGCCGGTGGTGGCGTTCCTGGGGCGCCTTGACGAGCCGCGCAAGGGCCTGAAAGTCGCGCTCGCCGCGGTGCCGCTGGTCCAAGCCGCGTTTCCGGGCGTCCGGTTCGTGGTCGCCGGGGCCGGCGATGCCGCCGAGGCGCTTGGGCATTTGGGTCCCGAACGGGCCGCCGTCGAGTTGGCGGGCTCCATCACCGACTCGGAAAAGGCCGGCCTGTTCAAGGGCTGCTCCGTGTACATCGCGCCGCAACTGGGCGGCGAGTCCTTCGGGATTGTGCTGGTCGAGGCGATGGCGGCGGGCGCGCCTGTGGTGGCCTCCAACCTGCCGGCCTTCGCCCGCGTGCTGGACGGCGGCGAACTGGGGCACCTGTTCACGTTGGGGGACGCTGGGGCGCTCGCAGACGGGATCGTCGGAGCGTTGAACGGAAGCGACCAGACCAAGCGCCAGGTGGAGGCGGCCAGCCGGGCGGTGCTGCGCTACGACTGGTCGCAGGTGACGGAAAGCATCCTGGCGGTTTACGACACGGTGACGGGGCGTTAG